A single window of Candidatus Desulfofervidus auxilii DNA harbors:
- a CDS encoding phosphoadenosine phosphosulfate reductase family protein, producing the protein MDEERLNQWSLEQKEKESRKIIREAIEKYDEDKIAAAWSGGKDSTTVLHLIKQEFGKIIIPVVFIDTSVKFPEIYAFRDKLAKEWNLNLTIIKNEEALKTIKIAENKQECCYLLKTLPLRKIIESNGWQALITAVRWDEQEARKNETYISPRENPSHIRIHPILHFREIDIWSYIRKYNVPYCELYHKGYRSLGCMPCTKLGSAKGPERSGRDQNKEEIMQRLRDLGYF; encoded by the coding sequence ATGGATGAAGAAAGACTTAATCAATGGTCCTTAGAACAAAAAGAAAAAGAAAGTAGAAAAATTATAAGAGAAGCAATAGAAAAATATGACGAAGACAAAATAGCCGCTGCTTGGTCAGGAGGAAAAGACTCTACTACAGTACTTCACCTTATTAAGCAGGAATTTGGCAAAATCATTATACCAGTAGTATTTATTGATACTTCAGTAAAATTTCCCGAAATATATGCTTTTAGAGACAAATTAGCAAAAGAATGGAACTTAAATTTAACTATTATTAAAAATGAAGAAGCCTTAAAAACAATAAAAATTGCTGAGAATAAACAAGAATGCTGTTATTTACTTAAAACTTTACCTTTGCGTAAAATTATTGAATCAAATGGTTGGCAAGCCTTAATTACAGCAGTACGTTGGGATGAACAAGAAGCTAGAAAAAATGAAACTTACATTTCTCCAAGAGAAAATCCTTCACATATAAGAATTCATCCAATTCTTCATTTTCGTGAAATAGACATTTGGTCTTACATAAGAAAATATAACGTACCTTATTGTGAATTGTATCATAAAGGTTATCGTTCATTAGGTTGTATGCCCTGCACAAAATTAGGTTCAGCTAAAGGGCCTGAAAGAAGTGGTCGAGATCAAAATAAAGAAGAAATAATGCAAAGATTAAGGGATTTGGGATATTTCTAA
- a CDS encoding alkaline phosphatase family protein — MFFSKLFSKNSQHKKAVIIGLDGTPYSLLKNLINQGKLPNMAQIFSQGYFGPTTVCLPEISSVSWTSFMTGANSGMHGIYGFMDFKPGTYELYFPNFYDLKIPTIFDELGQKGKRSIVINLPSTYPAREIPGILISGFVAIDLKKAVYPLSLLSKLEEFSYQIDIDTAKARNDHDFLIKDLDKTLKVREKVANYLWEKEDWDLFMVVITGTDRLQHFLFDAYVDENHPYHQAFIEYYQKIDAFIGRIYEKYTKLKAEKTFFMLSDHGFTQIKTEVYINRWLFENNYLKFNTDTPKMVSDIGPGTIAFALDPSRIYINLKEKYPLGTVEKKDYDRLREELKSAFLEIKYEGEPILRQVFFKEDIYDGPYLNQAPDLVLLSKHGFDLKATVQRNTIFGHSGLQGMHTYDDAFFFCDKGIKCKNIFEIKEKIISVLD; from the coding sequence ATGTTTTTTAGTAAATTATTTTCTAAAAATTCCCAACACAAAAAAGCAGTTATCATTGGTCTAGATGGAACACCCTATTCCTTACTTAAAAACTTAATAAATCAAGGGAAATTGCCTAATATGGCCCAGATTTTTTCTCAAGGTTATTTTGGCCCTACTACTGTATGTCTACCCGAAATCTCATCTGTTTCATGGACATCCTTTATGACTGGTGCAAATTCAGGTATGCATGGCATCTATGGTTTTATGGATTTTAAACCAGGTACTTATGAACTATATTTTCCCAATTTTTATGATTTAAAAATACCTACTATATTTGATGAGCTTGGACAAAAAGGCAAAAGATCAATTGTTATCAATTTACCTTCTACTTATCCAGCTAGAGAAATACCTGGAATATTAATTTCTGGTTTTGTAGCAATTGATTTAAAAAAAGCAGTTTATCCCTTATCACTCTTATCCAAACTTGAAGAATTTAGCTATCAAATTGATATAGACACTGCTAAAGCAAGAAATGATCATGATTTTTTAATTAAAGATTTAGACAAAACTTTAAAAGTACGTGAAAAAGTTGCTAACTATCTTTGGGAAAAAGAAGATTGGGACTTATTCATGGTGGTCATTACTGGTACTGACCGTCTACAACATTTTCTTTTTGACGCTTATGTAGATGAAAATCATCCCTATCATCAAGCTTTTATTGAATATTATCAAAAAATTGATGCATTTATTGGCCGCATTTATGAAAAATATACTAAATTAAAGGCTGAAAAAACCTTCTTTATGCTTTCGGATCATGGTTTTACCCAGATTAAAACCGAAGTTTATATCAATAGATGGCTATTTGAAAATAATTACTTAAAATTTAATACTGATACCCCTAAAATGGTCTCTGATATTGGCCCTGGTACTATTGCTTTTGCCTTAGATCCATCTCGTATTTATATTAATTTAAAAGAAAAATATCCTTTAGGTACAGTAGAAAAAAAAGATTATGACCGACTTCGTGAAGAATTAAAAAGCGCATTTTTAGAAATTAAATATGAAGGTGAACCCATTTTAAGACAAGTATTTTTTAAAGAAGATATTTATGATGGCCCATATTTAAATCAAGCACCTGATTTAGTACTTCTTTCAAAACATGGCTTTGATTTAAAAGCTACTGTTCAAAGAAACACTATTTTTGGACACAGTGGTCTTCAAGGTATGCATACTTATGATGATGCTTTCTTTTTCTGCGATAAAGGAATTAAGTGTAAAAATATCTTTGAAATTAAAGAAAAGATAATAAGTGTTTTAGATTAA
- a CDS encoding Uma2 family endonuclease — MAIAIPKKKKYTYEDYAKLPEGAPYQLINGELIITPAPTPYHQYISGNIYSILKEFVEKNNLGQVYYSPIDVYFEETETYQPDIIFISKERLNIIKETKIEGAPNLIIEILSPATAYYDLRKKFKVYEKHGVKEYWIVDPEEKSIEIYINEKQKFILVETKNKTGTIKSQLLKNFEIELEKIF, encoded by the coding sequence ATGGCTATAGCAATCCCAAAAAAGAAAAAATATACCTATGAAGATTATGCAAAACTCCCTGAAGGTGCTCCTTATCAGCTTATCAATGGAGAATTAATTATAACACCAGCTCCAACGCCTTATCATCAGTATATTAGTGGCAATATTTATAGTATCTTAAAAGAGTTTGTAGAAAAAAACAATTTAGGCCAGGTATATTATTCTCCTATTGATGTTTACTTTGAAGAAACAGAAACTTATCAACCTGACATAATTTTTATCTCTAAAGAAAGGTTAAATATTATAAAAGAAACAAAAATAGAAGGAGCACCCAATTTAATAATAGAAATCCTTTCTCCTGCCACTGCTTATTATGATTTAAGGAAAAAATTTAAAGTTTATGAGAAACATGGCGTTAAAGAATATTGGATTGTAGATCCTGAAGAAAAAAGCATTGAAATTTATATCAACGAAAAACAAAAATTTATCCTCGTTGAAACTAAAAATAAAACAGGTACTATAAAATCGCAATTACTTAAAAATTTCGAAATAGAGCTTGAAAAAATATTTTAA
- a CDS encoding nucleotidyltransferase domain-containing protein — MYKRFNLSNKNKQKLLKQLKEFLKKKKEIQFAYLFGSFKEENTFRDIDVAVYLTHLKDLAIDYELELEVLLQNKFNYPFDVRILNRAPLSFCYEVIKSGILLFSSNDEIRAEFEEYVILMYLDFAYYQKNYLYEVLGA; from the coding sequence ATGTATAAAAGATTTAATTTGTCCAATAAAAATAAACAAAAATTGCTTAAACAACTTAAAGAATTCCTTAAAAAGAAAAAAGAAATTCAATTTGCTTATCTTTTTGGTTCCTTCAAAGAAGAAAACACCTTTAGAGACATTGACGTTGCTGTGTATTTAACCCACCTTAAAGACTTAGCTATTGATTATGAATTGGAATTAGAAGTGTTATTGCAAAATAAATTTAATTATCCTTTTGATGTGAGAATTTTAAATCGAGCGCCTCTTTCATTTTGTTACGAAGTAATAAAATCAGGAATATTACTTTTTTCTTCAAATGATGAAATAAGAGCTGAATTTGAAGAGTATGTAATTTTAATGTATCTTGATTTTGCTTATTATCAAAAGAATTATCTATATGAGGTCTTAGGGGCTTGA